A part of Nocardioides plantarum genomic DNA contains:
- a CDS encoding prephenate dehydratase: protein MDVTYLGPSGTFTHQAVVALRPDAEAVPVAEAGEALAAVEQGRASYAVVPIDNSVNGVVVPTLDGLLARPGLSIVDSVVLPISFDAFTRDPTVAPEVVVSHPHGLAQCRGWIEAQGLATRESSSTAAACRDLGPGELGIGPRICGSLYDLHTVAEAVEDNTAAFTQFALVSASRLPVRADGDDGLLVSLVPDANVPGILRRMLGVLEDRGVNMTNLVTRPVPATPGIYVFLLFLSGSFTADDFEEMSAQWRALGTSARAVGRISPLHELAAR from the coding sequence ATGGACGTCACCTACCTGGGCCCCTCGGGCACCTTCACCCACCAGGCCGTGGTCGCGCTGCGTCCCGACGCCGAGGCGGTGCCCGTCGCCGAGGCCGGTGAGGCCCTGGCCGCGGTCGAGCAGGGGCGGGCGTCGTACGCCGTCGTGCCCATCGACAACTCGGTCAACGGCGTCGTCGTCCCCACGCTCGACGGGCTGCTGGCCCGCCCGGGGCTCTCCATCGTCGACAGCGTGGTGCTGCCGATCTCGTTCGACGCCTTCACCCGCGACCCGACGGTCGCGCCCGAGGTGGTGGTCAGCCACCCGCACGGCCTGGCCCAGTGCCGCGGCTGGATCGAGGCGCAGGGCCTGGCGACCCGCGAGTCCTCCTCGACCGCGGCGGCCTGCCGCGACCTGGGGCCCGGCGAGCTCGGCATCGGGCCGCGCATCTGCGGCAGCCTCTACGACCTGCACACGGTCGCCGAGGCGGTCGAGGACAACACGGCCGCCTTCACCCAGTTCGCGCTGGTCTCGGCGAGCCGGCTCCCGGTGCGCGCCGACGGTGACGACGGCCTGCTGGTCAGCCTGGTGCCCGACGCCAACGTGCCCGGCATCCTGCGCCGGATGCTCGGCGTCCTCGAGGACCGCGGCGTCAACATGACCAACCTGGTCACCCGCCCGGTGCCGGCCACGCCCGGCATCTACGTGTTCCTGCTCTTCCTGTCGGGCTCGTTCACCGCCGACGACTTCGAGGAGATGTC
- the fdxA gene encoding ferredoxin — MTYVISQPCVDLKDRACVDECPVDCIYEGKRMLYIHPDECVDCGACEPVCPVEAIFYEDDVPEEWKDYYTANVGFFETLGSPGGAAKMGEIDLDHPIVAALEPQEHDH, encoded by the coding sequence ATGACCTACGTCATCTCGCAGCCCTGCGTCGACCTCAAGGACCGTGCCTGCGTCGACGAGTGCCCCGTCGACTGCATCTACGAGGGCAAGCGGATGCTCTACATCCACCCCGACGAGTGCGTCGACTGCGGTGCCTGTGAGCCGGTCTGCCCGGTCGAGGCCATCTTCTACGAGGACGACGTCCCGGAGGAGTGGAAGGACTACTACACCGCCAACGTCGGTTTCTTCGAGACGCTCGGCTCGCCCGGCGGCGCCGCCAAGATGGGTGAGATCGACCTCGACCACCCGATCGTGGCCGCCCTGGAGCCGCAGGAGCACGACCACTGA
- the dapC gene encoding succinyldiaminopimelate transaminase — protein MSPGQPGWHAGVAAVRERAAGSGLPVVDLSVGAPVDPTPEVVRRALAEHADAPGYPLTIGVPGLREAYVSWLATTHGVRGLVPEQTLPTVGSKELIGTLPLLLLGSDPTVRPGPVAIPALAYPTYAVGARLAGRDVVTVDGLDDLRALPVAPALLWLNSPANPTGRVQSPAELAAIVAHARERGTIVVSDECYLDLGWEVEAATVLHDDVSGGSTTGLIAVHSLSKRSNLAGYRCGFVAGDHALVAGLTAVRRDLGLIMPGPQQAASIAALGDEIHVVEQRARYGARRDVLRAALVAGGFRVDHSEAGLYLWATRGEPSGVTTGWLADRGVVSVDGRSYGPTGEQHVRLAITATDDDVATAAERITATGPPTTGPERIGA, from the coding sequence CTGAGTCCAGGCCAGCCTGGCTGGCACGCCGGGGTCGCGGCGGTCCGTGAGCGGGCCGCCGGCTCGGGTCTGCCCGTCGTCGATCTGTCGGTCGGCGCGCCGGTCGACCCCACGCCCGAGGTGGTGCGCCGAGCGTTGGCCGAGCACGCCGACGCGCCCGGCTACCCGCTGACGATCGGCGTTCCCGGGCTCCGCGAGGCCTACGTCTCGTGGCTCGCCACGACCCACGGCGTCCGCGGGCTCGTCCCTGAGCAGACGCTGCCCACCGTCGGCAGCAAGGAGCTCATCGGCACGCTCCCGCTGCTGCTGCTCGGCTCCGACCCCACCGTGCGGCCGGGACCGGTGGCGATCCCGGCGCTGGCCTACCCGACGTACGCCGTCGGGGCGCGGCTCGCCGGACGCGACGTCGTCACGGTCGACGGGCTCGACGACCTGCGCGCGCTGCCCGTCGCCCCGGCGCTGCTGTGGCTCAACTCGCCCGCCAACCCCACCGGTCGGGTGCAGTCACCGGCCGAGCTCGCCGCGATCGTGGCCCACGCCCGCGAGCGCGGCACGATCGTGGTCTCCGACGAGTGCTACCTCGACCTGGGGTGGGAGGTCGAGGCCGCCACCGTCCTCCACGACGACGTGAGCGGCGGGTCGACGACCGGCCTGATCGCCGTCCACTCGCTGAGCAAGCGCTCCAACCTCGCGGGCTACCGCTGCGGCTTCGTCGCCGGCGACCACGCGCTGGTCGCCGGGCTGACCGCCGTACGCCGCGACCTCGGCCTGATCATGCCGGGGCCCCAGCAGGCCGCGTCGATCGCCGCCCTCGGCGACGAGATCCACGTCGTCGAGCAGCGGGCCCGCTACGGCGCCCGCCGCGACGTGCTGCGCGCCGCGCTGGTGGCCGGCGGCTTCCGGGTCGACCACAGCGAGGCCGGCCTCTACCTGTGGGCCACCCGCGGTGAGCCGAGCGGGGTCACCACCGGCTGGCTGGCCGACCGTGGCGTCGTCAGCGTCGACGGCCGGTCCTACGGCCCGACCGGCGAGCAGCACGTCCGCCTGGCCATCACCGCGACCGACGACGACGTCGCGACGGCGGCCGAGCGGATCACCGCGACCGGCCCTCCCACCACCGGCCCTGAGAGGATCGGCGCATGA